Proteins from one Corynebacterium testudinoris genomic window:
- a CDS encoding SLC13 family permease, which yields MSTPHTHESTAATEGDLTEIRDSREWHRQAAGIIIGLLLAALVYFIFPADAADTVLQSAGAKADTEYTHQSMRIVAAITVLMAVWWMTEAIPLAATALVPIAVFPIAQVATFAQVGGPYASSTIFLFLGGFLLALGLQRWNLHRRMALAVVMAVGTSPKRLILGFMVATGFLSMWVSNTATAVVMLPIGLSVLQLTAGIVGGMRKQKNFATGLMLAIAYSASIGSLGTLIGTPPNALLAGYMKEAHDITIGFGQWMMVGVPVAATFTLIAWLVLINVFKPEMDEIPGGRELIREEIQKMGPWTRPQIMVGIIFLVAALTWVFAPLIIDWTGSSIQYDDAIVGIIAGLLMFTLPANGKTGVRLLDWKTANEVPWDVLLLFGGGLSLSGMFTATGLSLWIGEKAKSLEVLPIFLLMGAVALLVLVLTEFTSNTATAATFLPIMGGVAVGIGLTGATEMNVLLLTIPVALSATCAFMLPVATPPNAIAYGSGYVKIGDMIKGGIWLNLIAVVLITLAAYFIAVPVFGLVV from the coding sequence ATGAGCACTCCTCACACTCACGAGAGCACCGCCGCCACCGAAGGTGATCTCACCGAAATCCGCGACTCTCGCGAATGGCACCGCCAAGCCGCTGGCATCATCATCGGCCTGCTGCTCGCCGCACTCGTCTACTTCATCTTCCCGGCCGACGCCGCCGACACCGTCCTCCAATCGGCCGGTGCGAAGGCCGACACCGAGTACACCCACCAATCGATGCGCATCGTCGCCGCGATCACCGTCCTCATGGCCGTGTGGTGGATGACCGAAGCCATCCCGCTGGCAGCGACCGCACTCGTGCCCATCGCGGTGTTCCCCATCGCCCAGGTAGCCACCTTCGCGCAGGTCGGTGGCCCCTACGCCAGCTCCACCATCTTCCTCTTCCTCGGCGGCTTCCTCCTCGCCCTAGGCCTCCAGCGCTGGAACCTCCACCGCCGCATGGCACTCGCCGTGGTCATGGCCGTGGGCACCAGCCCGAAGCGACTCATCCTGGGCTTCATGGTCGCCACCGGCTTCCTCTCCATGTGGGTCTCCAACACCGCGACCGCCGTCGTCATGCTCCCCATCGGCCTGTCCGTCCTGCAGCTCACCGCCGGCATCGTCGGCGGCATGCGCAAGCAGAAGAACTTCGCCACCGGCCTCATGCTCGCCATCGCCTACTCCGCCTCCATCGGCTCCCTGGGCACCCTCATCGGCACCCCGCCCAACGCCCTGCTCGCCGGCTACATGAAGGAAGCCCACGACATCACCATCGGCTTCGGCCAGTGGATGATGGTCGGCGTCCCCGTCGCCGCCACCTTCACCCTCATCGCCTGGCTCGTCCTCATCAACGTGTTCAAGCCCGAAATGGATGAAATCCCCGGCGGCCGCGAACTCATCCGCGAAGAAATCCAGAAGATGGGCCCCTGGACCCGCCCGCAAATCATGGTCGGCATCATCTTCCTCGTCGCCGCCCTCACCTGGGTGTTCGCCCCGCTCATCATCGACTGGACCGGCTCCTCCATCCAGTACGACGACGCCATCGTCGGCATCATCGCCGGCCTGCTCATGTTCACCCTCCCGGCCAACGGCAAAACCGGCGTCCGCCTCCTCGACTGGAAAACCGCCAACGAAGTCCCCTGGGACGTCCTCCTCCTCTTCGGCGGCGGCCTCTCCCTCTCCGGCATGTTCACCGCCACCGGCCTGTCCCTGTGGATCGGCGAAAAGGCCAAGAGCCTCGAAGTCCTCCCGATCTTCCTCCTCATGGGCGCCGTCGCCCTCCTGGTCCTCGTGCTCACCGAGTTCACGTCCAACACCGCCACCGCCGCGACCTTCCTCCCCATCATGGGCGGCGTCGCCGTCGGCATCGGCCTGACCGGCGCGACCGAAATGAACGTCCTGCTGCTCACCATCCCCGTCGCCCTGTCCGCCACCTGTGCGTTCATGCTCCCCGTCGCCACCCCGCCGAACGCCATCGCCTACGGCTCCGGCTACGTCAAGATCGGCGACATGATCAAGGGCGGCATCTGGCTCAACCTCATCGCCGTCGTCCTCATCACCCTGGCCGCGTACTTCATCGCCGTCCCAGTCTTCGGATTGGTCGTCTAA
- a CDS encoding FAD-binding monooxygenase gives MQFHHYGYVSENPRHHAPAGIGVDRPDELPDTMDVLIIGSGPAGMIAAAQLSMFPNVHTRLVERRPHRLGLGQADGIQARSVETFQAFGFATEITDEAYRITEMSFWNQDPEHPENIIRTGRPIDDEFGISEFPHLIVNQARVLDYFARFAANSPSQLTPDYGWEFVGLQISDDPENEEYPVTVELKRTMPDEEEYSRFVRTRYVIGSDGARSQVRRSINRKLQGDAANHAWGVMDVLANSDFPDIRTKCAIHSKHGSILHIPREGGYLFRMYVDLGVVPAGDQGAIRNTPLEAVIRKANEITHPYYVDVKEVAWHSIYEVGHRLVDAFDDVDLDINPDGHPRIFLTGDACHTHSAKAGQGMNVSMQDGFNIGWKLGHVLDGRASEELLRTYSGERQPAAQNLIDFDKEWSTLMATPLDQLEDPAAIEKYYVEAEEFAAGFLTTYEQNLITGGTEHQDLATGFPIGRRFKSHRAMRRCDANVLHLGHQHYADGRWRIYAFADTPAPGQPSKLTDWAHWLHESADSPVRAHTPADGDENAYFDVKVIYQQHYHDFDVTDAPAAFRPQVGPHRLKNLENVWSALKEEDIFDARGISREGAVIVVRPDQYVAAVLPLDDTQALADFFAPILG, from the coding sequence ATGCAGTTCCACCACTACGGATACGTCTCCGAGAATCCTCGACATCATGCGCCCGCTGGCATCGGTGTGGACCGCCCCGATGAACTTCCAGACACCATGGATGTCCTCATCATCGGGTCCGGCCCGGCAGGCATGATCGCGGCGGCCCAGTTGTCGATGTTCCCAAATGTCCATACCCGCCTCGTCGAGCGACGCCCTCATCGCCTTGGCTTGGGCCAGGCCGATGGCATCCAGGCTCGTTCGGTGGAGACGTTCCAGGCTTTCGGTTTCGCCACTGAGATCACCGATGAGGCGTACCGCATCACTGAGATGTCGTTTTGGAATCAGGACCCCGAGCACCCCGAGAACATCATCCGCACCGGTCGCCCCATCGACGACGAGTTCGGCATCTCGGAGTTCCCCCATTTGATCGTCAACCAAGCCCGCGTCCTCGACTATTTCGCGCGCTTCGCGGCTAATTCACCGTCTCAGTTGACGCCAGATTACGGCTGGGAGTTCGTTGGCCTGCAGATATCCGACGATCCGGAAAACGAGGAGTATCCGGTCACGGTGGAACTCAAGCGCACCATGCCGGACGAGGAGGAGTACTCCCGTTTCGTCCGCACTCGGTACGTCATCGGTTCCGATGGAGCTCGTTCCCAGGTCCGTCGGTCCATCAACCGCAAGCTCCAGGGAGACGCTGCGAACCATGCTTGGGGCGTGATGGATGTGCTGGCGAATAGTGACTTCCCGGACATTCGAACCAAGTGCGCCATCCACTCGAAGCACGGCTCCATCCTGCACATCCCTCGCGAGGGAGGTTACTTGTTCCGCATGTACGTCGATCTCGGCGTCGTGCCAGCTGGCGACCAAGGCGCCATCCGCAACACCCCGCTCGAGGCCGTCATTCGCAAGGCCAACGAGATCACTCACCCGTACTACGTGGACGTTAAGGAGGTCGCCTGGCACTCCATCTACGAGGTCGGCCACCGCCTCGTCGATGCCTTCGACGACGTCGATCTTGATATCAACCCCGATGGGCATCCGCGCATTTTCCTCACCGGAGATGCCTGCCATACCCACTCCGCCAAGGCCGGCCAAGGCATGAACGTGTCGATGCAGGACGGTTTCAACATCGGCTGGAAACTCGGCCACGTCCTCGACGGTCGGGCCTCCGAGGAGCTCCTGCGGACGTATTCGGGTGAGCGTCAACCGGCTGCGCAGAACCTCATCGACTTCGACAAGGAATGGTCAACGCTCATGGCCACTCCGCTCGATCAGCTGGAGGATCCAGCCGCGATCGAGAAGTACTACGTCGAGGCTGAGGAATTCGCCGCCGGCTTCCTCACTACCTACGAGCAGAACCTCATCACCGGCGGCACCGAGCACCAGGATCTGGCCACCGGTTTCCCCATCGGTCGCCGCTTTAAGTCCCACCGGGCGATGCGCCGTTGCGACGCCAACGTTCTCCACCTTGGCCATCAGCATTACGCGGACGGTCGGTGGCGAATCTACGCCTTCGCCGATACCCCGGCACCCGGTCAGCCCTCGAAGCTCACCGATTGGGCGCACTGGCTCCACGAGTCGGCGGACTCTCCGGTCCGGGCCCACACCCCAGCTGATGGCGATGAGAACGCCTACTTTGATGTCAAGGTCATCTACCAGCAGCATTACCACGATTTCGATGTCACCGACGCACCGGCGGCGTTCCGGCCGCAAGTCGGTCCGCACAGGCTGAAAAATCTGGAAAATGTGTGGTCGGCGTTGAAAGAAGAAGACATTTTCGACGCCCGCGGCATCAGCCGCGAAGGCGCCGTCATCGTGGTCCGTCCGGACCAGTACGTCGCTGCGGTTCTACCGCTGGATGACACCCAAGCGCTGGCGGACTTCTTCGCCCCCATCCTGGGCTGA
- a CDS encoding MFS transporter: MTHPGNPSAPVSSTREQRRVVAATTIGTAIEWYDYFLYAAAAGLVFNKLMFSPLGTGGATIVSFLTVGLSFLFRPLGAFLAGHFGDRYGRRAVLMVTLFAMGGATALIGLLPTYESIGILAPILLILLRIIQGISAGGEWGGAVLLAVEHAPKGKRGLFGAGPQVGVPMGLLMSSGLLALMNVIAPGDAFLEWGWRVPFLLSIVLVFIGYFIRVGVDESPVFEEIALRKETTANPVGTLFKRYTPLVIVAALLFAGQNTVGYMTTGGYIQNYTTNPEGLAMERGDVLLAVTFSAVIWGISTLFAGWVCDYWGRRNTYIVGYLILGIGAAALFPLINTGSLPILYLALSLLSVGLGLTYGQQAAAYAEIFPASIRFSGVSVTYALGSIFGGAFAPSISAALVEATGTTTSVTIYLLIMVTVGLTAALLLRDRTDIPLGPDHEEEQASGQFQFSR, translated from the coding sequence ATGACCCATCCAGGAAACCCTTCAGCACCAGTGAGCTCCACCCGGGAACAACGACGCGTCGTTGCCGCCACCACCATCGGTACCGCCATCGAGTGGTACGACTACTTCCTCTACGCCGCCGCGGCCGGGCTCGTCTTCAACAAATTGATGTTCAGCCCGCTGGGCACCGGTGGAGCCACCATCGTGTCCTTCCTGACCGTTGGCCTATCCTTCCTCTTCCGTCCCCTCGGCGCTTTCCTCGCCGGCCACTTCGGTGACCGATACGGCCGTCGCGCCGTCCTCATGGTCACCCTCTTCGCCATGGGCGGCGCCACTGCCCTCATTGGCCTGCTACCCACCTACGAATCGATCGGTATCCTCGCCCCGATCCTGCTCATTTTGCTGCGCATCATCCAGGGCATCTCCGCAGGTGGAGAATGGGGCGGGGCAGTTCTCCTTGCCGTCGAGCATGCCCCCAAGGGCAAGCGTGGCCTTTTCGGCGCAGGCCCTCAGGTCGGCGTCCCGATGGGCCTTCTCATGTCGTCTGGCCTCCTCGCCCTCATGAACGTCATCGCCCCCGGAGATGCATTCTTAGAGTGGGGCTGGCGAGTGCCCTTCCTCCTGTCGATCGTGCTCGTCTTCATCGGCTATTTCATTCGCGTCGGCGTCGACGAGTCCCCGGTGTTTGAGGAGATCGCCCTGCGGAAGGAAACCACTGCCAACCCGGTGGGCACCCTGTTCAAGCGCTACACCCCGCTGGTCATCGTGGCGGCCCTGCTGTTCGCCGGCCAGAACACGGTGGGTTACATGACCACCGGCGGTTATATCCAGAACTACACCACAAACCCTGAGGGCCTGGCCATGGAGCGCGGCGATGTCCTCTTGGCGGTCACCTTCTCGGCCGTGATTTGGGGAATCTCCACTCTGTTCGCCGGATGGGTGTGTGATTATTGGGGTCGGCGCAACACCTACATCGTCGGCTATCTCATTCTCGGAATCGGGGCCGCCGCACTATTCCCCCTGATCAACACGGGCAGCCTGCCGATTCTCTACCTGGCACTATCCCTCTTGAGCGTTGGCCTCGGACTGACGTACGGGCAGCAGGCAGCGGCCTATGCCGAGATCTTCCCGGCCTCGATCCGGTTCTCTGGAGTGTCCGTCACCTACGCCCTCGGCTCCATCTTCGGCGGCGCTTTTGCCCCGTCCATCTCTGCGGCACTGGTGGAAGCAACCGGCACCACCACGTCCGTCACCATCTACCTGCTCATCATGGTCACTGTCGGCTTGACCGCTGCCCTCCTGTTGCGCGATCGCACCGATATTCCCCTCGGCCCGGACCACGAGGAAGAACAGGCGTCCGGGCAGTTCCAATTCAGCCGCTAA
- a CDS encoding fumarylacetoacetate hydrolase family protein, with product MTVASQLPVNPGKVIAVHLAFESRAAQRGRRPKQPSYFIKATSSLAPSGAEVVRPEGTELLAFEGEIALVIGEPARNVPLVEAWDHVSHVTASNDLGIYDFRAQDKGSNTRSKSRDGYTPIGPELIDARLVDPAALRLRAWVNGELVQDDGTSDEQLIFPLAQFVADLSQHMTLETGDVILTGTPAGSTVIQPGDVVEVEVDAPTAEGAPTSGRLRTTVVSGPGDFDEGIGMLPAIDDKQREEAWGTRAAAGLAEDPNAISDELRAMLAAIPTAGLSAQLRNRGLNQVVIEGVYPQTRGTKLVGVARTLRFLPGREDLFTSHGGGFNAQKRAFDAVRPGEVLVIEARRETGSGTMGDILALRAKFRGAAGVVTDGGVRDYEEVREVGLPVFSQGPHPAVLGRKHVPWDHDLAIACGNATVVPGDIIVGDDDGVIVIPRHLAEEVAVAALAKEHEDAWVAERVSEGGSLDGLFPPVGENKKAYQAYLADHPVELPQPARKAREA from the coding sequence TTGACCGTTGCGTCCCAGTTGCCCGTCAATCCGGGCAAAGTCATCGCCGTCCACCTGGCATTCGAATCCCGTGCTGCACAGCGCGGCCGCCGCCCGAAGCAACCGTCTTACTTCATTAAGGCCACCAGCTCACTAGCGCCTTCTGGCGCCGAAGTGGTGCGCCCGGAGGGGACCGAACTGCTCGCCTTTGAAGGGGAGATTGCCCTCGTCATTGGTGAACCCGCTCGCAACGTACCGCTGGTGGAGGCCTGGGACCACGTCTCCCATGTCACTGCCTCCAATGACCTGGGCATCTACGACTTTCGGGCTCAGGACAAGGGTTCCAACACTCGATCGAAAAGCCGCGATGGGTATACACCCATCGGTCCGGAGCTTATCGACGCCCGGCTGGTCGACCCCGCAGCCCTGCGGCTGCGTGCGTGGGTCAACGGTGAGTTGGTCCAAGACGATGGCACGAGCGACGAACAGCTGATTTTCCCGCTTGCCCAGTTCGTCGCGGATCTCTCCCAGCACATGACGCTGGAAACCGGGGACGTCATCCTCACCGGCACCCCGGCCGGTTCCACCGTCATCCAACCGGGCGATGTGGTGGAGGTCGAAGTCGACGCCCCCACCGCTGAGGGTGCCCCCACCTCTGGTCGGCTGCGCACCACCGTGGTCTCCGGTCCGGGAGACTTCGACGAGGGCATCGGGATGTTGCCCGCCATCGATGACAAACAGCGCGAGGAAGCCTGGGGCACTCGTGCTGCAGCGGGCCTGGCCGAAGATCCGAACGCCATCAGCGACGAGCTGCGCGCAATGCTGGCGGCCATCCCCACCGCAGGATTGTCCGCCCAGCTGCGCAACCGGGGCCTCAACCAGGTGGTTATCGAGGGCGTGTACCCGCAGACTCGTGGCACTAAGCTCGTCGGCGTCGCCCGCACCTTGCGGTTCCTGCCGGGGCGGGAGGACCTGTTTACCTCCCATGGTGGTGGGTTCAATGCCCAGAAGCGCGCGTTCGACGCAGTCCGTCCGGGTGAGGTCCTGGTCATTGAGGCCCGTCGAGAGACCGGCTCGGGGACGATGGGGGACATCCTCGCCCTGCGCGCCAAGTTCCGCGGCGCCGCAGGCGTGGTCACCGATGGCGGTGTCCGAGACTACGAGGAGGTTCGCGAGGTCGGTCTTCCGGTGTTTTCCCAAGGCCCCCACCCGGCGGTCCTCGGCCGTAAGCATGTTCCGTGGGATCACGATCTGGCCATCGCCTGCGGCAACGCCACGGTCGTACCGGGAGACATCATCGTTGGCGACGATGACGGCGTCATCGTCATTCCGCGGCACCTCGCCGAGGAAGTCGCGGTTGCGGCGCTGGCCAAGGAACATGAGGACGCCTGGGTTGCCGAGCGGGTGTCCGAGGGCGGTTCGCTCGACGGGCTGTTTCCCCCGGTCGGGGAGAACAAGAAGGCCTACCAGGCTTACCTGGCTGATCATCCGGTCGAGTTACCTCAGCCCGCACGCAAGGCACGGGAGGCATGA
- a CDS encoding GntR family transcriptional regulator, translating into MAPDNVHDDSRLSKAEQAYEWIRARIRSREYPPGHRLVLSAIAEEFAISPVPVREAIRQLEAEGLVTYERNVGARVSTLNQEAYFETMETIALLEGRATALSVPHLGPPQIAKARELNEKMEATLADFDPKAFTELNWKFHRTLFGCCPNSRLLDLLYTEWERLDYFRDSTFRFIPQRAQSSVQEHEQLIKLIEAGVEPSYVERKIRDHRLVTSTTYRTIVNSTIVNSTNDSA; encoded by the coding sequence ATGGCTCCTGACAACGTTCACGATGACAGCCGGTTGAGCAAAGCTGAGCAGGCGTATGAGTGGATCCGCGCAAGGATTCGCAGCCGCGAGTATCCCCCGGGGCATCGACTAGTCCTCAGTGCCATTGCGGAAGAATTCGCGATCAGCCCAGTTCCGGTTCGGGAAGCCATCCGGCAGCTCGAAGCCGAAGGACTGGTCACCTACGAGCGCAATGTCGGAGCTCGGGTCTCCACCCTCAACCAGGAGGCTTACTTCGAAACCATGGAAACCATCGCGCTGCTTGAGGGCCGGGCCACTGCTCTGTCCGTCCCCCACCTCGGGCCCCCTCAGATTGCCAAGGCCCGGGAGCTCAACGAAAAGATGGAGGCCACCCTCGCGGATTTCGATCCGAAAGCCTTCACGGAACTCAACTGGAAGTTCCACCGGACACTCTTCGGCTGCTGCCCCAATAGTCGACTCCTCGACCTGCTCTACACCGAGTGGGAGCGGCTGGACTACTTCCGGGACTCCACCTTCCGGTTCATCCCCCAACGTGCGCAAAGCTCGGTGCAGGAGCATGAACAGCTAATCAAGCTCATCGAAGCCGGAGTGGAGCCGTCCTACGTGGAACGCAAGATCCGCGACCATCGGCTAGTCACCAGCACCACGTACCGAACCATCGTCAACTCCACCATCGTTAATTCCACCAACGACAGCGCTTAA
- the hpaE gene encoding 5-carboxymethyl-2-hydroxymuconate semialdehyde dehydrogenase, with product MTDNNAAMPTDLPEKIRHYINGEFVDSIDGDEFDVLDPVTNQNYIKAASGKPADIDAAVAAAKQAFDEGPWPRMLPRERSRVLHNIADIVESREDTLAAWESFDSGLPITQAKGQARRAAENFRFFADLIVAQVDDTFKVPGRQINYVNRKPIGVAGLITPWNTPFMLESWKLAPAIATGNTVVLKPAEFTPLSAQLWAGIFEEAGLPQGVFNLVNGFGEEGYAGDPLVKHPDVPLISFTGESRTGQIIFANAAPYLKGLSMELGGKSPAVVFDDADLEEAINATVFGVFSLNGERCTAGSRILVQRGIYDEFVERYTAQAKRVKVGLPSDPATEVGALVHPEHYDKVTSYIEIGKSEATLVAGGERPEGFEEGNFVQPTVFVDVAPEARIFQEEIFGPVVAITPFDTEEEALELANNTKYGLAAYIWTSDLTRAHNFAQSVEAGMVWLNSNNVRDLRTPFGGVKASGLGHEGGYRSIDFYTDQQAVHINLGKVHNPVFGKAEASDD from the coding sequence ATGACTGACAACAATGCCGCCATGCCCACCGACTTGCCGGAGAAGATCCGCCACTACATCAATGGTGAGTTCGTCGACTCCATCGATGGTGATGAATTCGACGTGCTCGATCCGGTGACCAACCAGAATTACATCAAGGCGGCCTCAGGCAAGCCCGCTGACATCGATGCGGCAGTCGCGGCCGCTAAGCAGGCCTTTGATGAGGGGCCGTGGCCGCGGATGCTCCCGCGTGAGCGATCCCGGGTGCTGCATAACATCGCCGATATCGTCGAGTCCCGGGAAGACACCTTGGCTGCCTGGGAGTCCTTCGACTCCGGTCTGCCCATCACTCAGGCTAAGGGCCAGGCCCGTCGAGCTGCCGAGAACTTTCGTTTCTTCGCGGACTTGATCGTCGCCCAGGTGGATGACACCTTCAAGGTGCCGGGACGCCAAATCAATTACGTCAACCGCAAGCCCATCGGCGTCGCAGGTCTCATCACCCCGTGGAACACCCCGTTCATGCTGGAGTCATGGAAGCTCGCCCCGGCGATCGCCACCGGCAACACCGTTGTCCTCAAGCCGGCCGAGTTCACTCCGCTGTCCGCGCAATTGTGGGCCGGAATCTTTGAGGAAGCGGGCCTTCCGCAGGGAGTGTTCAACCTCGTCAACGGCTTCGGCGAGGAAGGTTACGCCGGCGATCCGCTGGTCAAGCACCCGGATGTTCCTCTGATCTCCTTCACGGGCGAGTCCCGAACCGGCCAGATCATCTTCGCCAACGCCGCGCCATACCTCAAGGGCCTGTCGATGGAGCTGGGCGGAAAATCCCCGGCCGTGGTGTTCGATGATGCCGACCTGGAGGAGGCCATCAATGCCACGGTTTTCGGGGTGTTCTCCCTCAACGGTGAGCGGTGCACGGCGGGCTCTCGCATTCTGGTCCAGCGGGGAATCTATGACGAATTTGTCGAGCGCTACACCGCCCAGGCCAAGCGCGTGAAGGTAGGTCTTCCTTCTGACCCGGCAACCGAGGTTGGTGCTCTGGTTCACCCGGAGCACTACGACAAGGTCACCTCGTACATTGAGATCGGTAAGTCAGAGGCGACACTCGTCGCTGGTGGTGAGCGTCCGGAAGGGTTCGAGGAGGGCAACTTCGTCCAGCCCACCGTCTTCGTGGACGTCGCACCGGAGGCGCGGATTTTCCAAGAGGAGATCTTCGGCCCCGTTGTCGCTATCACTCCCTTCGACACCGAGGAGGAGGCGCTGGAGTTGGCGAACAACACCAAGTATGGCTTGGCGGCGTACATCTGGACCTCGGATCTCACTCGCGCGCACAACTTCGCGCAGAGCGTCGAGGCCGGCATGGTGTGGCTGAACTCCAACAATGTCCGTGACCTGCGTACTCCCTTCGGCGGCGTCAAGGCTTCTGGTTTGGGACACGAGGGTGGCTACCGCTCCATCGACTTCTACACCGACCAGCAGGCCGTCCACATCAACCTCGGCAAGGTCCATAATCCGGTGTTCGGCAAGGCCGAGGCGTCCGATGATTAG
- the hpaD gene encoding 3,4-dihydroxyphenylacetate 2,3-dioxygenase, translating to MSDITALTAPDILRCAYMEIVVTDLEESRRFYVDTLGLVVTEENDEEIYLRTYEEFIHHNLVLRQGPEAAVAAFSFRVRSPEDVDRAEEWYAARGCRVERRRDGFVKGIGDSVRVEDPLGFPYEFFHDVEHVDRLAWDYQLHIPGALVRLDHFNQITPDVPAAVGYLEDLGFRVTEDISDSDGVVYAAWMRRKPTVHDTAMTGGAGPRMHHIAFATHEKHNIIAICDKLGALRESDRIERGPGRHGVSNAFYLYLRDPDGHRVEIYTQDYYTGDPDNPRVSWDVHDNQRRDWWGTPVVPSWYRDGSRVLDLDGNVVPLTERTDASELEETIGADGFSYTRAEQCTESMPEWKLGEYKLGHQL from the coding sequence ATGTCTGACATCACCGCACTCACCGCCCCGGATATCCTCCGCTGTGCCTACATGGAGATTGTCGTGACCGATCTGGAAGAGTCGCGCCGCTTCTACGTTGATACCCTCGGCCTCGTTGTCACCGAGGAGAACGACGAGGAAATCTACCTGCGCACCTACGAGGAGTTCATCCACCACAACCTCGTCCTGCGGCAGGGGCCAGAAGCCGCCGTCGCGGCCTTTTCTTTCCGGGTTCGTTCCCCGGAGGACGTCGACCGGGCCGAGGAGTGGTACGCAGCCCGCGGTTGTCGCGTGGAGCGCCGCCGGGACGGCTTCGTCAAGGGCATCGGCGACTCCGTCCGCGTCGAAGACCCGTTGGGGTTCCCGTACGAGTTCTTCCACGACGTCGAACACGTCGACCGTTTGGCTTGGGATTATCAGCTCCACATCCCAGGTGCCCTGGTCCGGCTCGACCACTTCAACCAAATCACTCCCGACGTCCCCGCGGCCGTCGGCTACCTGGAGGACCTAGGTTTCCGGGTCACCGAGGACATCTCCGACAGTGACGGCGTCGTCTATGCCGCCTGGATGCGTCGCAAGCCGACGGTCCATGACACCGCCATGACCGGTGGGGCAGGCCCACGCATGCACCACATTGCCTTCGCCACCCACGAGAAGCACAACATCATCGCGATCTGCGACAAGCTTGGTGCCCTGCGGGAGTCCGACCGCATCGAGCGCGGCCCGGGCCGGCATGGCGTCTCCAATGCTTTCTACCTCTACCTGCGCGATCCGGATGGACACCGGGTGGAGATTTACACCCAGGACTACTACACCGGCGACCCAGACAACCCCCGAGTGTCCTGGGATGTCCATGACAACCAACGCCGTGATTGGTGGGGAACCCCGGTTGTACCGTCCTGGTACCGCGATGGTTCCCGCGTCCTCGACCTCGACGGAAACGTCGTCCCCCTCACCGAGCGCACCGATGCCTCCGAATTGGAGGAAACCATCGGCGCAGATGGCTTCTCTTACACCCGGGCGGAGCAGTGCACAGAGTCAATGCCGGAGTGGAAGCTCGGCGAGTACAAGCTCGGCCACCAGCTCTAA
- the hpaH gene encoding 2-oxo-hept-4-ene-1,7-dioate hydratase yields MLDKERISGIADELAAAERDRTTIPLLSARHPEMTVEDSYAVQNEWMRRGIESGRRLVGRKIGLTSKVMQEATGITEPDYGAIFADMVFDNGSIIEHSRFPNVRIEVELAFVLKERLDGPDTTIFDVLQATDYVVPALEILASRIEMPGRTIVDTISDNAAMGGMVYGGNPVAPDAVDLRWVSALLYRNESIEDTGVAAAVLNHPAMGVAWLSNKLHAHGAALEAGDIVLAGSFTKPMWVNPGDTVHADFGELGAITCRFV; encoded by the coding sequence ATGTTGGACAAGGAACGCATCAGCGGGATTGCCGATGAACTCGCCGCCGCGGAGCGGGACCGCACGACGATCCCACTGCTGTCGGCCCGGCACCCGGAGATGACCGTCGAGGATTCGTACGCGGTGCAAAACGAGTGGATGCGTCGCGGCATCGAATCTGGTCGGCGCCTCGTTGGCCGCAAGATCGGCCTGACCTCCAAGGTCATGCAGGAAGCCACCGGCATCACGGAACCTGACTACGGTGCAATCTTCGCCGATATGGTCTTCGACAACGGTTCCATCATCGAACACAGTCGTTTTCCCAATGTTCGCATTGAGGTGGAGTTGGCTTTCGTGCTCAAAGAGCGTCTCGACGGCCCCGACACCACCATCTTCGATGTACTTCAGGCCACTGACTACGTGGTTCCCGCCTTGGAGATTCTTGCTTCCCGCATCGAGATGCCAGGTCGCACCATCGTCGACACCATCAGCGATAACGCCGCCATGGGCGGCATGGTCTACGGCGGCAACCCTGTCGCCCCGGATGCGGTGGATCTGCGTTGGGTCTCCGCATTGCTCTACCGCAACGAATCCATCGAGGACACGGGGGTTGCTGCCGCCGTCCTCAATCATCCCGCCATGGGAGTGGCGTGGTTGTCCAACAAGCTCCACGCTCACGGCGCTGCCCTGGAGGCCGGGGACATCGTTCTGGCCGGCTCCTTTACCAAGCCGATGTGGGTCAACCCGGGCGACACCGTCCATGCCGACTTCGGAGAACTGGGAGCCATCACATGCCGCTTCGTATAA